In Gemella massiliensis, a single window of DNA contains:
- the rpsF gene encoding 30S ribosomal protein S6 — translation MRKYEVMFAVQPRIDEEAKKSVVDRFVNILSEGAEAVEVKDLGKKRLAYEIEDFSDAYYYVVELTSETDASTKEFDRLAKISDDIIRHMVVRLEK, via the coding sequence ATGAGAAAATATGAGGTAATGTTTGCTGTTCAACCACGTATTGATGAAGAAGCTAAAAAATCTGTGGTTGATCGTTTTGTAAATATTCTTTCAGAAGGTGCAGAAGCCGTTGAAGTAAAAGACTTAGGTAAAAAACGTCTAGCATATGAAATTGAAGACTTCAGCGATGCATACTACTATGTAGTAGAATTAACTTCAGAAACAGATGCGTCTACAAAAGAATTTGATCGTTTAGCAAAAATTAGCGATGATATTATTCGTCACATGGTTGTAAGATTAGAAAAATAA
- a CDS encoding SSURE domain-containing protein gives MQNNRMSLNNEKRNKWSIRRLSGVGVASVIVASSMIGGAAQVNAAELKTNKLTEVKESRDILQPKNIDEINKKLEMTGKSIKKSDMMTENSKVEKKVADNKAEPKSQDKNMKHKHEMTKPEDVKKSVSENIKDKIDVPASYLENAKYPGPFTAGVNQVIPYEAFGGDGMLTRLLLKSSDKAPWSDNGTAKHPGLLPLDKLTNGHYFYNVELDGKAKGKSDKALLEQLKANGTQSYSATVKVYGSKNGKPDLSNVIATKKVTINLKGMMKHEMTKPEDVKKSVSENIKDKIDVPASYLENAKYPGPFTAGVNQVIPYEAFGGDGMLTRLLLKSSDKALWSDNGTAKHPGLLPLDKLTNGHYFYNVELDGKAKGKSDKALLEQLKANGTQSYSATVKVYGSKNGKPDLSNVIATKKVTINLKGKHNHKDHNHNGHNPTDPMNKGHMGMGGHHGHHMHSSNTNQNGSQLTNSTTNQGTLSNGKTRLPNTGQSETNLTLAGIIGLIFASILGFFAIKRKNR, from the coding sequence ATGCAAAATAATCGTATGAGTTTAAATAATGAAAAACGTAATAAATGGTCAATTAGACGTCTTAGTGGAGTAGGAGTTGCTTCAGTAATTGTAGCAAGTAGTATGATAGGAGGTGCTGCCCAAGTAAATGCCGCTGAATTAAAAACCAACAAACTTACGGAAGTAAAAGAAAGTAGAGATATTTTACAACCTAAAAATATAGATGAAATTAATAAGAAATTAGAGATGACAGGTAAAAGTATAAAAAAATCGGATATGATGACCGAAAATTCTAAGGTGGAAAAGAAAGTCGCTGATAATAAAGCTGAACCAAAATCTCAAGATAAAAATATGAAACATAAACATGAAATGACAAAACCGGAAGATGTAAAAAAATCAGTATCGGAAAATATTAAAGATAAAATAGATGTACCGGCAAGTTATTTAGAAAATGCAAAATATCCCGGACCGTTTACAGCAGGGGTAAACCAAGTAATACCATATGAAGCCTTTGGAGGAGATGGAATGTTAACAAGACTGTTACTAAAATCATCTGACAAAGCACCGTGGTCTGATAACGGAACAGCGAAGCACCCCGGACTGTTACCATTGGATAAATTAACAAATGGTCATTACTTCTACAATGTAGAACTGGACGGAAAAGCAAAAGGTAAATCGGATAAAGCATTGCTTGAGCAACTAAAAGCAAACGGAACACAAAGTTACTCGGCAACGGTAAAAGTATACGGTTCAAAAAACGGCAAACCTGATTTAAGTAACGTTATAGCAACCAAAAAGGTAACGATTAACTTAAAAGGAATGATGAAACACGAAATGACAAAACCGGAAGATGTAAAAAAATCAGTATCGGAAAATATTAAAGATAAAATAGATGTACCGGCAAGTTATTTAGAAAATGCAAAATATCCCGGACCGTTTACAGCAGGGGTAAACCAAGTAATACCATATGAAGCCTTTGGAGGAGATGGAATGTTAACAAGACTGTTACTAAAATCATCTGACAAAGCACTGTGGTCTGATAACGGAACAGCGAAGCACCCCGGACTGTTACCATTGGATAAATTAACAAATGGTCATTACTTCTACAATGTAGAACTGGACGGAAAAGCAAAAGGTAAATCGGATAAAGCATTGCTTGAGCAACTAAAAGCAAACGGAACACAAAGTTACTCGGCAACGGTAAAAGTATACGGTTCAAAAAACGGTAAACCTGATTTAAGTAACGTTATAGCAACTAAAAAGGTAACGATTAATCTTAAAGGAAAACATAACCACAAAGATCATAATCATAACGGGCATAATCCAACAGATCCTATGAATAAAGGACATATGGGTATGGGTGGACATCATGGGCATCATATGCATTCATCAAATACCAACCAAAACGGTTCGCAGTTAACCAATAGTACAACTAATCAAGGAACTTTATCAAACGGTAAAACAAGATTGCCTAATACAGGTCAATCTGAAACGAATTTGACATTGGCAGGAATTATTGGACTTATCTTTGCGAGTATTCTTGGGTTCTTTGCGATAAAAAGAAAAAACAGATAA
- a CDS encoding HD domain-containing protein, whose protein sequence is MQLNKLEETKVLRDPVHSYIHIKYKVIWDCLDSKEFQRLRRIRQLGGDFQVYPSAEHSRFSHSLGVYEIVRRMVTEIKSLSVELTEYEKVCVMLAGLLHDVGHGPFSHAFEHVTKYNHEEYTAKIILENTQLNSILCKVHKKLPHDIVSIIQHTHPNDILNQIVSGQLDADRMDYLLRDSYFSATSYGQFDLERVLRTLRVRKNIDGKKYLVTKYTGIHSVEDYIMARYQMYWQVYFHPVARSYETVFIQLFKRLKDLFKVNPEYFADLTVLVPFLTDRKTSVEDYFKLDENALFYCCSLIQNKDDIIASDLAYRLLNRKLFEYVDYSDDNLAQIKNMLKEKGLDENYYIRIENIATSVYTPYTGRKILIEDRNGNIIALEQASTIVDSITKGQTKTEGTIFFPKE, encoded by the coding sequence ATGCAGTTAAATAAATTAGAAGAAACAAAAGTGCTAAGAGATCCGGTGCATAGTTATATACACATTAAATACAAAGTAATTTGGGATTGTTTGGATAGCAAGGAGTTTCAACGTTTACGTCGTATTCGCCAACTCGGTGGTGATTTTCAGGTATATCCAAGTGCAGAACATTCACGCTTTTCTCACTCTTTAGGTGTATACGAAATAGTTCGTCGTATGGTAACGGAGATTAAGTCATTAAGTGTGGAGCTAACCGAATATGAAAAAGTGTGTGTTATGTTAGCGGGGCTATTACATGATGTTGGGCATGGACCTTTTTCGCACGCTTTTGAACATGTGACAAAATATAATCATGAAGAATATACGGCGAAAATAATTTTAGAAAATACACAATTAAACAGTATATTGTGTAAAGTTCATAAAAAATTACCGCATGATATAGTATCAATTATTCAACATACTCATCCTAATGATATATTAAATCAAATTGTTTCAGGACAATTAGATGCAGATCGCATGGATTATCTTTTGAGAGATTCATACTTTTCAGCAACGAGTTACGGGCAGTTTGACCTTGAACGTGTGTTAAGAACGTTACGTGTTAGGAAAAATATTGACGGAAAAAAATATTTAGTGACTAAATATACGGGTATTCACAGTGTAGAAGATTATATTATGGCAAGGTATCAGATGTATTGGCAAGTATATTTTCATCCGGTAGCCCGCAGTTATGAAACGGTATTTATTCAGTTGTTTAAACGTTTAAAAGATTTATTCAAAGTAAATCCCGAATATTTTGCCGACCTTACCGTACTCGTACCATTTTTGACCGATAGAAAAACAAGTGTAGAAGATTATTTTAAACTGGATGAAAATGCGTTGTTTTACTGTTGTTCGTTAATACAAAATAAAGATGATATTATTGCGAGTGATTTGGCGTATCGTCTGCTAAATCGCAAACTTTTTGAATATGTTGACTATAGTGATGATAATTTAGCTCAAATAAAAAATATGTTAAAAGAAAAAGGCTTAGATGAAAATTATTATATTCGTATAGAAAACATAGCAACAAGTGTTTACACTCCATATACCGGAAGAAAGATTTTGATAGAAGATAGAAATGGGAATATTATTGCTTTAGAGCAAGCCAGTACGATTGTTGATTCTATAACAAAAGGTCAAACTAAAACAGAAGGAACGATATTTTTCCCGAAAGAATAA
- a CDS encoding single-stranded DNA-binding protein has product MINNVVLVGRLTRDPELRYSSSNIPMVYFTVAVNRTFTDQNGQRNADFVSCVAFRKQAENMARFLAKGSLIGVEGRIQTRNYQGKDGNTVYVTEVVANTVQFLEPKSSTNRQNNGFDSMSFNQQQSQPNPFNSGYSNSNQGQANTAMQDFINDSSSFSDFGENFPSNLDDDFMQDVVNPFKED; this is encoded by the coding sequence ATGATTAATAACGTAGTGTTAGTTGGAAGATTAACGAGAGATCCAGAATTAAGATATTCTAGTTCAAATATACCTATGGTTTATTTTACGGTAGCTGTTAACAGAACATTTACCGATCAAAATGGGCAACGTAATGCGGACTTTGTCAGCTGTGTAGCGTTTAGAAAACAAGCTGAAAATATGGCAAGATTTCTTGCGAAAGGTAGCTTAATAGGTGTAGAAGGACGTATTCAAACACGTAATTATCAAGGTAAAGACGGTAATACTGTTTATGTTACGGAAGTAGTAGCTAATACTGTTCAATTTCTAGAGCCTAAGTCTAGTACAAATAGACAAAATAACGGATTTGACTCAATGAGTTTTAATCAACAACAATCTCAACCAAATCCATTTAACAGTGGATATTCTAATTCAAACCAAGGACAAGCTAATACAGCTATGCAGGATTTTATTAATGACAGTTCATCATTCTCTGATTTTGGAGAAAATTTCCCAAGTAATTTAGATGATGACTTCATGCAGGATGTAGTAAATCCGTTTAAAGAAGATTAA
- a CDS encoding DJ-1 family glyoxalase III — translation MTKKVALFVENGSEELEFIAPLDIMRRAGLNVDLISANNENYITGCHNVKVLVDKKLKEIENILDYDAIVIPGGLPGSTLLRDNRKIIEFYQTIYQKNKLVAAICAAPIVLSKAGILKDKEVTSYPGFKKEIECRLYNSAKAVVVDRNVITAQGPAVATLFGYEIVKYLLNERSSNDIASEMLMPILKNNL, via the coding sequence ATGACAAAAAAAGTAGCTTTATTCGTGGAAAATGGTAGTGAAGAATTAGAATTTATTGCACCGTTAGATATTATGCGACGTGCCGGATTAAATGTAGATCTTATATCTGCAAATAACGAAAATTATATAACCGGTTGTCACAATGTGAAAGTATTAGTCGATAAAAAACTTAAAGAAATAGAAAATATTTTAGACTATGATGCTATAGTTATCCCCGGTGGACTGCCCGGAAGCACCTTGCTTAGAGACAATAGAAAAATTATTGAATTTTATCAAACAATATATCAGAAAAATAAATTAGTAGCTGCCATTTGTGCAGCTCCAATAGTGTTAAGTAAAGCGGGGATACTGAAAGATAAAGAAGTAACATCATATCCGGGATTTAAAAAAGAAATAGAATGTAGATTATACAACAGTGCTAAAGCCGTTGTTGTGGACCGAAATGTTATTACGGCACAAGGGCCGGCAGTAGCTACGCTTTTCGGGTATGAAATAGTTAAATATTTATTAAATGAAAGAAGTTCAAATGACATAGCGAGTGAAATGTTAATGCCGATTTTAAAAAATAATCTATAG
- a CDS encoding Cna B-type domain-containing protein: MDKYKDGKEIKYTIDEEVVEFYEKAIDGFNLTNKHVPEKTKVEGLKTWNDNNNQDGKRPTKIKVKLLADGKEVASKEVTEKDNWKYSFDNLDKYKDGKEVKYTIDEEVVEFYEKAIDGFNLTNKHVPEKTKVEGLKTWDDNNNQDGKRPTKIKVKLLADGKEVASKEVTEKDGWKYSFDNLDKYKDGKEVKYTIDEEVVEFYETIIHNFNLINKHVPEKVSVAGLKTWIDNNNQSGKRPTKIKVKLLADGKEVASKEVTEKDGWKYSFDNLDKYKDGKEVKYTIDEEDVAGYTKEINGYNLTNKLLPPPPTPPLPKTGLTDSGLENLGIGLLAAALLIVGRKKYLR; encoded by the coding sequence TTGGATAAATACAAAGACGGAAAAGAAATTAAGTATACAATAGACGAAGAAGTAGTGGAATTCTACGAAAAAGCAATAGACGGCTTTAATCTAACAAACAAACACGTTCCTGAAAAAACAAAAGTTGAAGGACTAAAAACATGGAACGACAACAACAACCAAGACGGAAAACGTCCAACAAAAATCAAAGTAAAACTATTAGCTGACGGAAAAGAAGTAGCTTCAAAAGAAGTAACGGAAAAAGACAACTGGAAATACAGCTTTGATAATTTGGATAAATACAAAGACGGAAAAGAAGTTAAATACACAATAGATGAAGAAGTAGTGGAATTCTACGAAAAAGCAATAGACGGCTTTAATCTAACAAATAAACACGTTCCTGAAAAAACAAAAGTTGAAGGACTAAAAACATGGGACGATAATAACAACCAAGATGGAAAACGTCCAACAAAAATTAAAGTAAAATTATTGGCTGATGGAAAAGAAGTAGCTTCAAAAGAAGTAACGGAAAAAGACGGCTGGAAATACAGCTTTGATAATTTGGATAAATACAAAGACGGAAAAGAAGTTAAATACACAATAGATGAAGAAGTAGTAGAATTCTACGAAACAATAATACACAATTTTAATCTAATAAACAAACATGTACCTGAAAAAGTAAGTGTAGCAGGACTAAAAACATGGATTGACAACAATAACCAAAGTGGCAAACGTCCAACAAAAATCAAAGTAAAATTATTGGCTGATGGAAAAGAAGTAGCTTCAAAAGAAGTAACGGAAAAAGACGGTTGGAAATACAGCTTTGACAATTTGGATAAATACAAAGACGGAAAAGAAGTTAAGTATACAATAGATGAAGAAGACGTAGCAGGATATACAAAAGAAATAAACGGTTATAATTTAACAAACAAATTATTACCACCGCCACCAACACCGCCACTACCAAAAACAGGACTAACAGATAGCGGATTAGAAAACTTAGGAATAGGATTGTTGGCAGCTGCGTTATTAATAGTAGGTAGAAAAAAATATCTGCGATAA
- a CDS encoding Cna B-type domain-containing protein: MKKKIFIWITTVLLICSTILTTVISSNTNIARAEGGKQGENLTTSTKVQKNEVKKETQGKSTEATEKKVSDKADNTAKTNEKADNTVDLGVNAKGTTNIVSEKRGETENIPDNIIKSIARNAAMHNDIITEMYITDNDGKPIPKDGVKMWETFKVNAKFALKDNKVHKGDTSTIKLPDELAFSTTIDFDVNDSEGKLVAKAVIDSATKTITLTYTDYPEKHSGVKGELFFYARVDETKVKQEKDINLKFTISNDVTISAGTLHYKGPNKKVDTTVDKTGVQDAKDKSLFHYTVAVNRSATDLKNVVLKDRLGDDIYKVNILKDTIKVYEVEWFWDTDKAYWNYKNQKDVTATYKSKITMDADQKGFSLELGNIGKKGYMVTYDIKADYTPADGEVFTNKAILKHSGTENYEMKFDLKYLAAGGKAEGYVYSINLLKKDKNGGKALKGAEFQVTRDTTGQVIGKFTTDDNGKISITKLLKDNYTIKETKAPDGYKLDPTEIKIGPNDFGSDKSITKEVLNEKDTIKICGTKTWDDNNNQDGKRPTKIKVKLLADGKEVATKEVTEKDGWKYSFDNLDKYNKDGKEIKYTIDEEVVEFYEKAIDGFNLTNKHVPEKTKVEGLKTWNDNNNQDGKRPTKIKVKLLADGKEVATKEVTEKDNWKYSFDNLDKYKDGKEIKYTIDEEVVEFYEKAIDGFNLTNXKK; this comes from the coding sequence ATGAAAAAGAAAATTTTTATATGGATAACGACTGTACTTTTAATATGTAGTACAATATTGACTACAGTTATAAGTTCAAACACAAATATTGCTAGGGCAGAAGGTGGAAAACAGGGAGAGAATTTAACTACAAGTACAAAAGTACAAAAAAATGAAGTTAAAAAAGAAACTCAAGGCAAGAGCACCGAAGCTACAGAGAAAAAAGTTAGCGATAAAGCTGATAATACAGCAAAAACAAATGAAAAAGCTGACAATACTGTGGATTTAGGTGTTAATGCTAAAGGAACTACAAATATTGTATCAGAGAAAAGAGGTGAAACCGAAAATATTCCTGATAATATAATAAAATCTATAGCAAGAAATGCCGCAATGCATAATGATATAATTACAGAAATGTATATCACTGATAACGATGGGAAACCGATACCTAAAGATGGAGTTAAGATGTGGGAAACTTTTAAAGTAAACGCTAAGTTTGCTCTTAAAGATAATAAAGTTCATAAGGGTGATACTAGTACAATAAAATTACCTGACGAATTAGCTTTTAGTACCACAATAGATTTTGATGTAAATGATTCTGAAGGTAAACTAGTAGCTAAAGCTGTAATAGATTCTGCTACTAAAACAATTACTTTAACATATACGGATTATCCTGAAAAACACTCAGGTGTAAAAGGAGAGCTATTCTTCTACGCAAGGGTTGATGAAACTAAAGTTAAACAAGAAAAAGATATTAATCTTAAATTCACTATAAGTAATGATGTAACAATTTCTGCAGGGACATTACATTATAAAGGACCTAATAAAAAAGTTGATACTACAGTAGATAAAACCGGTGTACAAGACGCAAAAGATAAAAGTCTTTTCCACTATACCGTTGCTGTTAACAGAAGTGCTACAGATTTAAAAAATGTAGTTCTTAAAGATAGACTGGGTGACGATATTTACAAAGTTAATATACTAAAAGATACTATTAAAGTGTATGAAGTAGAATGGTTTTGGGATACAGATAAGGCATATTGGAATTATAAAAATCAAAAAGATGTTACTGCCACTTACAAGAGTAAGATAACTATGGATGCTGACCAAAAAGGATTTTCTCTTGAATTAGGGAACATCGGTAAAAAAGGTTACATGGTAACTTATGATATAAAAGCTGACTATACTCCTGCAGATGGAGAAGTATTTACAAATAAAGCAATATTAAAGCATAGTGGAACAGAAAACTATGAAATGAAATTTGATTTGAAATATTTGGCAGCCGGAGGTAAAGCGGAAGGATATGTGTACTCTATTAATCTACTTAAAAAAGATAAAAATGGAGGAAAAGCACTAAAAGGTGCTGAATTCCAAGTAACACGTGATACAACCGGACAAGTAATAGGGAAGTTTACGACAGATGATAACGGAAAAATATCAATTACAAAACTGTTAAAAGATAACTATACTATTAAAGAAACAAAAGCACCTGACGGTTATAAATTAGATCCGACAGAAATAAAAATCGGCCCAAATGATTTTGGTAGTGATAAATCAATAACTAAAGAAGTCCTTAACGAAAAAGATACAATAAAAATCTGTGGAACAAAAACATGGGACGATAACAACAACCAAGATGGCAAACGCCCAACAAAAATCAAAGTAAAATTACTGGCTGACGGAAAAGAAGTAGCTACAAAAGAAGTAACGGAAAAAGACGGTTGGAAATATAGCTTTGACAACTTGGACAAATACAACAAAGACGGAAAAGAAATTAAATACACAATAGATGAAGAAGTAGTAGAATTCTACGAAAAAGCAATAGATGGCTTTAATTTAACAAATAAACACGTTCCTGAAAAAACAAAAGTTGAAGGACTAAAAACATGGAACGACAACAATAACCAAGATGGAAAACGTCCAACAAAAATCAAAGTAAAACTACTAGCTGACGGAAAAGAAGTAGCTACAAAAGAAGTAACAGAAAAAGACAACTGGAAATACAGCTTTGACAATTTGGATAAATACAAAGACGGAAAAGAAATTAAGTATACAATAGACGAAGAAGTAGTGGAATTCTACGAAAAAGCAATAGACGGCTTTAATCTAACAAACNAAAAGAAGTAG
- the hpf gene encoding ribosome hibernation-promoting factor, HPF/YfiA family: protein MLRYQVRGENLEITQPIREYVENKVSKLEKYFAESLEANVYANAKVYKNSKKKIEITVPLKGVTLRAEEVNEDLYAAVDLAVDKLERQMRKHKTKINRKGREKGFINENLLTSELVETEESTLDFGKVKQLTVELMTREEAVIQMELLGHDFFAFLDAKTNEISIVYKRRDTGYGVLEISK, encoded by the coding sequence ATGTTAAGATATCAAGTACGTGGAGAGAATTTGGAGATTACTCAACCGATTAGAGAGTATGTTGAAAACAAAGTTTCTAAATTAGAAAAATACTTTGCTGAAAGTTTAGAAGCAAACGTTTATGCTAATGCTAAAGTATATAAAAATAGTAAGAAAAAAATTGAAATTACCGTACCGCTTAAAGGTGTAACTTTACGTGCGGAAGAAGTTAATGAAGACTTGTATGCTGCCGTTGATTTGGCAGTTGACAAACTTGAACGTCAAATGAGAAAACATAAAACAAAAATTAATCGAAAAGGTCGTGAAAAAGGCTTTATCAATGAAAACTTATTGACAAGCGAATTAGTAGAAACGGAAGAATCAACATTAGATTTCGGCAAAGTAAAACAATTAACAGTAGAATTAATGACAAGAGAAGAAGCTGTAATTCAAATGGAACTTTTAGGACATGATTTCTTCGCATTCTTAGATGCAAAAACTAACGAAATTTCTATAGTTTACAAACGTCGTGATACAGGGTACGGTGTATTGGAAATTTCTAAGTAA
- a CDS encoding DEAD/DEAH box helicase produces MFFDTYCEFIEALYYVKYSTLDEEEKIKIYNNIYQEYREYNHYNKDFEQIYSDIINNIICEISQEEYLYLSRYNGLLLSINQLISLKIKIHYLDYSSYIKRVFCVEQKDKKYHCLQCDNKVQSNFFTFIYNKKEVVYCKRCVKFGRADNRVPKFYINIPLENIKIKKPDVELSFEQKKASCSLVENLKQNKNTLVWAVCGAGKTEIVYETVYRTINENKTLCFAVPRKDVVKELAIRFRRDFKELAINVLHGDEKILTGSKIYIMTTHQLMKYYNYFDVVIIDEVDAFPYYGDSLLEEGVLTGLKENSSLIFLSATPSKKIKRFVDEIIKIPIRYHKHLLPIPKVKIEKNNVFILEELSKNLKDFILESLKNKRKILIFVPAIAMCENLVNYIKLLLEDDSIFINSVHSEDKKRSEKIADFYSNKTNILVTTTVLERGVTFDYLDIAVFDASHSHFTKEALIQISGRVGRKEYDNSGKIIFLTDKVTKNINSAIKEIKYMNALAKQKKLNIKK; encoded by the coding sequence ATGTTTTTTGATACATATTGTGAATTTATTGAGGCATTATATTATGTAAAATATTCAACGTTAGATGAAGAAGAAAAAATAAAAATATATAATAACATTTACCAAGAATACAGGGAATATAATCATTATAATAAAGATTTTGAACAAATATATAGTGATATTATAAACAATATTATTTGTGAAATTTCACAAGAAGAATATTTATATCTCAGCCGATATAACGGTCTTTTATTATCTATTAATCAACTTATATCTCTAAAAATAAAAATTCATTATTTAGATTATAGTTCATATATAAAAAGAGTTTTTTGTGTTGAACAAAAGGATAAAAAATATCACTGCTTACAGTGTGATAATAAGGTGCAAAGTAATTTTTTTACTTTTATTTATAACAAAAAAGAGGTTGTTTACTGCAAACGTTGTGTGAAATTTGGTAGAGCTGATAACAGAGTGCCGAAGTTTTATATAAATATCCCCTTAGAAAATATTAAAATAAAAAAACCTGACGTTGAACTTAGTTTTGAACAGAAGAAAGCATCATGTAGTCTGGTAGAAAATTTAAAACAAAACAAAAATACATTAGTATGGGCAGTATGTGGAGCGGGAAAAACCGAAATAGTCTATGAAACGGTATATAGAACCATTAACGAAAATAAAACTCTATGTTTTGCCGTTCCGAGAAAAGACGTGGTAAAAGAATTGGCAATTAGATTTAGACGAGATTTTAAAGAATTGGCAATTAATGTTTTACATGGTGATGAAAAAATATTAACCGGGTCAAAAATATACATAATGACAACTCATCAACTAATGAAATATTATAATTATTTCGATGTAGTTATTATTGACGAAGTTGATGCTTTTCCGTATTATGGTGATTCTTTATTAGAAGAAGGAGTACTTACCGGTTTAAAAGAAAATTCTTCCCTTATATTTTTATCTGCAACACCATCAAAAAAAATTAAAAGATTTGTAGATGAAATTATAAAAATACCGATAAGGTATCATAAACATTTATTACCGATACCCAAAGTCAAGATAGAAAAAAATAATGTATTTATTTTAGAAGAATTATCAAAAAATTTAAAGGATTTTATTTTAGAATCATTAAAAAATAAACGGAAAATTCTAATATTTGTGCCAGCTATTGCAATGTGTGAAAACTTAGTAAATTATATAAAGCTATTGTTAGAAGATGACAGTATTTTTATTAACAGTGTTCATAGTGAAGATAAAAAACGTTCTGAAAAAATAGCGGATTTTTATAGTAATAAGACTAATATTCTTGTAACGACTACGGTGCTTGAGCGTGGTGTTACCTTTGACTACTTAGACATAGCGGTTTTTGACGCAAGCCATAGTCATTTTACAAAAGAGGCGTTAATCCAAATATCAGGAAGAGTAGGCAGAAAAGAATATGATAATTCTGGGAAGATTATTTTTTTAACAGATAAAGTAACAAAAAATATAAACTCTGCGATTAAAGAAATAAAGTATATGAACGCACTAGCTAAACAGAAAAAGTTGAATATTAAAAAATAG
- the rpsR gene encoding 30S ribosomal protein S18 — protein MAVNNNRRNNMRRRKKVCYFTKNNIEFIDYKDVELLKKFISERGKILPRRVTGTSAKYQRMLTTAIKRARHMALLPYVVDEK, from the coding sequence ATGGCAGTAAATAACAATCGTCGTAATAATATGCGTCGTCGTAAAAAAGTATGTTATTTTACAAAAAATAATATTGAATTTATCGATTATAAAGATGTAGAATTACTAAAAAAATTCATCTCAGAACGTGGGAAAATCTTACCACGTCGTGTAACAGGTACTTCAGCTAAGTATCAAAGAATGTTAACTACAGCAATTAAAAGAGCTAGACACATGGCACTTTTACCATACGTTGTAGACGAAAAATAA
- a CDS encoding ComF family protein yields the protein MKCSFCDKEIKEKLSFKNIFSKKETIKLCDRCRENISINKIRIENYTLYYFCNYKFIKEIIYNIKYFGDISQGIKFKKLFKEFLRLYKFDIITIVPSNITRETIRGYNHIELICELCDVEYKKLLTCSYREKQAKLHKKRMENNFKLLGDTVGENNKKILIVDDVFTSGNTLKNCAKQLENKFKNCEISFLTLAFTEDKK from the coding sequence ATGAAATGTAGTTTTTGCGATAAGGAGATAAAAGAGAAACTCAGCTTTAAAAATATTTTTTCCAAAAAAGAAACTATAAAATTATGTGATAGATGTAGAGAAAATATCAGTATTAATAAAATCAGAATTGAAAATTATACTTTATATTATTTTTGTAATTATAAATTTATTAAAGAAATAATTTATAATATAAAATACTTTGGAGATATTTCTCAAGGAATAAAATTTAAAAAATTATTTAAAGAGTTTTTGAGATTATATAAATTTGATATTATTACAATCGTACCGTCAAATATAACGAGAGAAACTATTCGAGGTTACAATCATATTGAGTTAATTTGTGAACTTTGCGATGTAGAGTATAAAAAATTATTGACTTGCTCATATCGAGAAAAACAGGCGAAATTACATAAAAAAAGAATGGAAAATAATTTTAAACTCCTTGGAGATACGGTAGGGGAAAATAATAAAAAAATTTTAATAGTAGATGATGTTTTTACAAGTGGTAATACATTGAAAAATTGTGCGAAACAATTAGAAAATAAATTTAAAAATTGTGAAATTAGTTTTTTAACATTAGCATTTACCGAAGATAAAAAATAG